A window of the Acipenser ruthenus chromosome 30, fAciRut3.2 maternal haplotype, whole genome shotgun sequence genome harbors these coding sequences:
- the LOC117432695 gene encoding NADH-cytochrome b5 reductase 3 produces the protein MGYTAATTGVLVVAGVLVLSTLGYFMGTLILGKKKKSPLTLADPTVKYQLRLIDKEVISHDTRRFRFALPSPAHILGLPVGKHVYLSARIDGNLVVRPYTPVSSDDDKGFVDLVVKIYFKNVHPKFLEGGKMSQYLESLQVGDVVDFRGPGGLLEYKGNGNFAIQPDKKTPAEIRTARSVGLIAGGTGITPMLQLVRAIMKDPSDQTTCSLLFANQTEKDILLRDELEEVQARHPDRFKLWLTVDQAPEGWDYSQGFVSADMIQEHLPPPASDTLVLMCGPPPMIQFACSPNLDKLGYRQGHRFVY, from the exons ATGGGTTACACGGCTGCG ACGACAGGAGTGCTGGTGGTCGCTGGGGTGCTGGTTCTCTCCACTTTGGGCTACTTCATGGGGACCCTGATCCTGGGCAAGAAGAAGAAGAGCCCGCTGACCTTGGCCGACCCCACCGTGAAATACCAGCTGCGGCTCATCGACAAGGAG GTGATCAGCCACGACACCAGGAGGTTTCGCTTCGCCTTGCCCTCTCCGGCACACatcctggggctgcctgttg GAAAGCACGTGTATCTCTCTGCGCGGATTGACGGGAACCTCGTTGTCCGTCCGTACACCCCTGTGTCCAGTGACGATGACAAGGGCTTTGTGGATCTCGTGGTGAAG ATCTACTTCAAGAACGTGCACCCCAAGTTCCTTGAGGGAGGCAAGATGTCGCAGTACCTGGAGAGCCTGCAGGTCGGAGATGTGGTGGATTTCAGAGGGCCTGGGGGGCTGCTGGAGTACAAGGGGAACG GGAACTTTGCAATCCAGCCCGACAAGAAGACTCCAGCAGAGATCAGGACTGCCAGATCTGTGGGGCTGATCGCTGGAGGGACGG GAATCACCCCGATGTTGCAGCTGGTCCGGGCCATCATGAAGGACCCCAGCGATCAGACCACATGCTCCTTGCTGTTTGCCAACCAG ACTGAAAAGGACATTCTGCTTCGTGACGAGCTGGAAGAGGTCCAAGCCAGGCACCCCGACCGTTTCAAACTGTGGCTCACTGTGGACCAGGCCCCTGAAG GCTGGGATTACAGCCAGGGCTTTGTGAGCGCCGACATGATCCAGGAGCACCTGCCCCCCCCAGCCAGCGACACCCTGGTCCTGATGTGCGGACCCCCTCCCATGATCCAGTTCGCATGCTCCCCCAACCTGGACAAGCTGGGCTACCGCCAGGGGCATCGCTTTGTCTACTAG
- the LOC117965960 gene encoding rab15 effector protein-like: MGQNQTIPLQPPDEKLDVVFEVFAQAVLHASQKLKQYLGFVDPQQTLRVSTCTLNAVFLIHFISFCKEKGVDGCISTRAMTRQQEMLMGVSWIWTLTCSSRISEFQIAVRSVQTSGTYRATEMDEDPYQKRLEQSISDLDRNKSCFDKLFDFSSSIGVNCMSLCIVYGLPGKPREIRGVLSKDLLRFKAGESGSFTEEMLLRYLRSADTFITTTEMIQNHLWKQSRASDSEHVYVYINFL; encoded by the coding sequence ATGGGTCAGAATCAAACGATCCCGCTGCAGCCGCCGGACGAGAAGCTGGACGTGGTGTTTGAGGTTTTCGCTCAAGCTGTGCTCCATGCTTCGCAGAAACTGAAGCAATACCTTGGCTTCGTGGACCCCCAGCAGACTTTACGCGTGAGCACCTGCACGCTGAACGCTGTTTTCCTGATTCACTTCATCAGTTTCTGCAAGGAGAAGGGCGTGGACGGCTGCATATCCACCCGTGCCATGACCAGACAGCAGGAGATGCTGATGGGGGTCAGCTGGATCTGGACGCTCACCTGCTCAAGCAGGATCTCGGAGTTCCAGATCGCGGTGCGGTCGGTCCAAACCAGCGGGACGTACAGAGCGACCGAAATGGACGAGGATCCCTACCAGAAGAGGCTGGAACAGTCCATATCGGACCTGGACCGGAACAAGAGCTGTTTCGACAAGCTGTTTGATTTCTCCTCCTCCATTGGCGTGAACTGCATGAGCCTGTGCATTGTGTACGGCTTGCCGGGAAAGCCGAGAGAAATCCGGGGGGTGCTGAGCAAGGACCTCCTGCGCTTTAAAGCAGGGGAGAGCGGCAGCTTCACGGAAGAGATGCTGCTTCGTTACCTCCGGAGCGCGGACACTTTCATCACGACCACGGAGATGATACAGAACCACCTGTGGAAGCAGAGCCGCGCCAGCGACAGCGAACACGTGTACGTGTACATCAACTTCCTGTGA